The Ignavibacteriota bacterium genome contains the following window.
GCAGGAAATGCTACTGCACACTTTCATAAATTTACTGCGGGTACTACTACCGGTACAACTGCCGGAGACGGATTCGATATTGGTGTTGATGGCTCGGGTAATGCTATTGTCAATCAACAAGAAAACTTGCCTTTAATAATCTCTACGAATAATACTGAAAGAATGAGAATAAATGGCGGAGATGGTGGCGTTCGTATTAATGTTTCTACAGCTTCAAATAATACATTAAATATCAATAATACTACTCCTGCATCTGTAGCTATGACTTTAACACATTCGGGTGCTTCAAGTGGTTCGAGATTTAGCATTACAGGCGATGGTACTTTGCATATCAGACAAATAGAAAATGACCCAATGTTGTTTTTCACTAATGATGCTGAAAGAATGAGAATTAGTGCCGATGGTAAAGTTGGTATCGGTGAAATAGCTCCCGGTACGAAACTTCATATTAATGGTGGCGTTGTGTTTAGTCCTGTAGATAATAGTAATTCAAGTATCACTGTTGGTGACAGGTCTTATATTAAGGTTTCAAATGATGGGTCAATTACTCTTACAGGTGGCGTAACAGGACAATTTTTAGTTTTGCAGAAAACCGGATCCGGCACAACCACTTTGGCTGATGGTTCAGGCACTAAATTAACAGGCAATTGGGAAGGTAGTATAGATGACACTATCACTTTGATTTTTGATGGTAGTGATTGGGTTGAATTATCAAGGTCGAATAACTAATTTATTAAAATAAATTTGAAGGGCTCTATATGTTAAGAAATACAGTAAATATTACTTTAGTGATTGCAACATTATATTTTTGTTGTATGCAAATTGCTTTTAGTCAAAGTGTTAGGACTGAACAACATATCAGATTAGAAAATCCTGCTGATAACAGCAAATATATTCTGCTGTCAGCACCGAATGACCTGAATACTGTTTCAACTTTTCAGTTTCCACCCGCTGCATCAAGCAGTGGTATGGTTCTGACAAGTACTACAAATGGTGGAATGACTTGGGTTACTCCTGCCGGAGGAAGCTCCGCACCGGCGGGCTCGATTATGATGTATGCAGGTGCTACAGCCCCTGATGGCTGGCTGATTTGTAATGGAAATGCTGTCAGCAGAACAACATATTCTGCATTATTCACAGCAATTTCTACAACTTATGGCGCTGGTGACGGCTCTACGACATTTAATCTGCCAGATTTAAGTGGCAGATTTCCTTTAGGTTCCAGTGGTTCGCACTCGCTTGGTGCTACAGGTGGCGCCGAAACTCATACTTTGACTACCGGCGAAATGCCAAGCCATAATCATACTATTAATGCAAGAAATGTAGCTGGCGGTACAAATACAAATCCTTCAGATAGAATTATGGGGATAAGTGGTGCCAACATGTATTCAAATGGTACAGTAAATACGACTATGCGTAGTGACGCTATTGCTGATACTGGTGGAGGTCAAGCGCATAATAATATGCCTCCGTATCAGGTAATTAATTATATAATAAAGCACTAATGACCAAATACGAACAATATAGCAGATTAAAGAGAGAAAAGAATTGATAATCATTTCAAAATGTATTTTTGAAATAAGAAGATATATGAAAAATAAAATATACAATATAATAATAGTTTTACTTTTGTTTTCTTCGGGTACATTGTCCGGACAGATAATGACAGTAAATGGTGCTTCAATCCACCTGAAGGAAGGCAGTCTCTTGGCTGTGCGCGGCGGGATTCACCTCAAAACGGGCTCTGTCTTAAGTCATGATAATTCCGGAGTGAGTAATTTTTACATCTCAGGTAATTTCCGATACGAAGGCTCATATCAGCAGAATACTTTCGGTATATTGCGGTTTTTCGGTGATTTGCAGGACACTATCTCCGGCAATGACCTGACTTTGTCGCGTTTGTGGATTTTAAAATCCGGCAGTAGCGGCAATATGCTAAGTCTTGC
Protein-coding sequences here:
- a CDS encoding tail fiber protein; protein product: MLRNTVNITLVIATLYFCCMQIAFSQSVRTEQHIRLENPADNSKYILLSAPNDLNTVSTFQFPPAASSSGMVLTSTTNGGMTWVTPAGGSSAPAGSIMMYAGATAPDGWLICNGNAVSRTTYSALFTAISTTYGAGDGSTTFNLPDLSGRFPLGSSGSHSLGATGGAETHTLTTGEMPSHNHTINARNVAGGTNTNPSDRIMGISGANMYSNGTVNTTMRSDAIADTGGGQAHNNMPPYQVINYIIKH